From a region of the Methylocystis hirsuta genome:
- a CDS encoding xanthine dehydrogenase: MPGFSAQEFLSDCSEHFVIILGTNEIASAVAARLTWERRRVVLSHDAHPPVIRRGMAFHDALYGDRAEVDGVVADLTQTTLDLVDVLSRPGRVAVSPLPLTDLITLRAPDVLIDARMQKHRVTPDLRGIAALVIGMGPNFTAGWNCDVAIETHPARTGELLENGATLPSDGVARVLGGVGKERFIYAARDGVWRTPLDIGARVFRDYLLGRLDGLPIRAPMDGFLRGIARDGVHAARGVKLVEIDPRGRASNWTGTDERGRAIAEAVVKAIASAPARGRSPLSAKVTLH, translated from the coding sequence ATGCCAGGCTTTTCAGCACAAGAATTCCTCTCCGACTGCAGTGAGCATTTCGTCATCATCCTCGGCACGAACGAGATCGCCTCCGCGGTCGCGGCGCGATTGACATGGGAGCGGCGCCGCGTGGTTCTCAGCCATGACGCGCACCCGCCGGTCATCCGACGCGGAATGGCCTTTCACGACGCGCTTTACGGAGACCGCGCCGAAGTCGACGGCGTCGTCGCCGATCTGACGCAAACGACGCTGGATCTGGTCGACGTCTTGTCCCGGCCGGGACGCGTCGCCGTTTCGCCTCTGCCCCTGACGGATCTCATCACTCTGCGCGCCCCCGACGTTCTGATCGACGCCCGCATGCAAAAGCACCGCGTCACGCCGGATCTGCGCGGGATCGCAGCTCTCGTGATCGGGATGGGTCCAAACTTCACGGCGGGCTGGAACTGCGACGTGGCGATCGAGACCCATCCGGCGCGGACGGGCGAATTGCTCGAAAACGGCGCCACGCTGCCTTCGGACGGCGTCGCGCGCGTGCTCGGCGGCGTCGGCAAGGAGCGCTTCATCTATGCGGCGCGCGACGGCGTCTGGCGGACGCCGCTCGACATAGGCGCTCGGGTTTTCAGGGATTATCTGCTCGGCCGACTCGACGGCCTTCCCATCCGGGCGCCGATGGACGGCTTCCTGCGCGGGATCGCGCGCGACGGGGTGCATGCGGCGCGGGGCGTCAAGCTCGTGGAAATCGATCCGCGCGGACGCGCCTCGAACTGGACCGGAACCGACGAACGGGGCCGCGCCATTGCCGAGGCGGTGGTCAAGGCGATCGCCTCCGCGCCGGCGCGGGGACGGAGCCCGCTCAGCGCTAAGGTAACGCTTCACTGA